DNA from Streptomyces rishiriensis:
CAGATCCCAACCCTGCGGTCCGAACGCGAGAGCGTATACCGAACTGGTCCGATTGCGTCTGTGGCCAGCGCTCTCGTGTGATCCCGTGCTGACTCGTCGAAGGACCCAAAAACCGCGCGAGGAAGCTGTCAGCCCGCAAGGACAACGGTCCGATCGCGGGCACGGTCACTGCGGCGTTCAGGAGGTCCATGTGTCATTTCGAGCGAATCAGCTGGGCTTGCACGCCGTAATGGTCGGACAGGTAGGCCTGGCGGCCATCGCCCAGTGTCACCTTGTCCTGGAATACGAGGTCAGCGCTGCCGGTCAGTGTCTCCCCGGCTGCGGCCCGGACCAGGACGTGGTCCAAGGCCGGCGGCGACGGCCATCGAGGTGTGGGCCGGTAGGTCGGACGCGTGTCGTCGGCGAGGATGTCGCGCAGCCCTGCTCCGGCGACGAAGTTCGCGAGTGCCGTCGAGTCGCGCGGGACGTTCAGGTCACCGACCACGGCGACGGGCAGGGAGGGGTCGATGGCCGCGACGAGCCCGGTGATCCGGGCCAGTTCGGCAGCTGCGATCCGCGTGTACCGGTTCGTGGGGGACCAGTCGTCGTCGCGGTTGGCCGACAGGTGGGTATTGACGACCACCAGTTCACCGGCCGGGGTGGCGACGGAAGCCAGCTGCGCACCCTTGCGCATGAGGAGTTCACCGCGCACCGGGCCCATCATGGGGTAGGGCACGAACCGCCACCGGCTGATCGGCCGGCGGGACAGCAGTACCAGGCCACCCTTGAGCAGGACCGTGCCCGAGTACGCGCCGTAGCGGTATGCAGGAGCGGCACGGCGGATCAGCCGGGCGTTGCGCCGGAACATGACCTCCTGCAGGCAGACGATGTCGTAGTCGGACCGGTTGAGCACCGTGCCAAGAGCACGCAGCCGAGCCGGAACATCGCCGGTGAAGAGGGTGTTCAGGGTCAACAGTCGCAGGGCCTTCACGGACTTGTCACCTTCCGTCCGGTGGCCTGTCGAACCGTGCTCGGAGCCGCCCACGGTGTTGATCATACTGTCCCCCTTGCCGCCGCAGGGCGGAAGTCGCGGAGTGAGACTGCGCTTTCGCCAACCGCACGATGAGGAGCGGTGAGGACGGTAGCGGCCACTGTGTGAGCTTGTCGTCACCCCTGCCTGGCACGGCCGAGGAATCTGGTACCCGTCCACACGCCGCATGTGTCACGGCTGTCGATCCGGAGCGGGTCTCGCTGCTGTGCGGCCTGACAACACCGGCGGGCCATCGCTGGACGACAGGCTGGGGCTCGGCCACCAGTACGCCGGCCCGTACCGCGTCGAGCCCAGTGGGCCGCTCAACGACCTCGATGGCGATCAACCCTTCGACCGGCACCCCTTCCCGGACGGTCGGCAACTGTCAGTGCCGTGGTGCACACTCGCGATCAGTTGCCGACCGTCCGGGAGGGACGCCGTGTTCAGGGGGATCGACGAGGTCGACTGGGCCTCGATGAAGCATGCCTACGGAAGCGCCGAGGACGTGCCCGCGTTGCTGTGCGGGCTGGCATCGCCGCGACCCGAGGACCGGGAGCGGGCGCTCGACGCCATGTACGGAGCAGTGCACCACCAGGGCGACGTGTACGACTCCACCCTCGCCTGCATCCCTTTCCTGTTCGCGCTGATCGCCTCGGAGGACGTCGCGGACCGGGGCGGCATCGTGGAGCTCCTCGCCAGTATCGGCGGCGGGACCGTGGACACGTGGGACTTCGGCGAGGAGTCCGGTGCCCCCGCCGATCATCCCGACGCCAACTACGCGATGGCTCGTGCAGCGGTGCGGTCGGGCGCCGCGGTGTTCGCCTCGCTCGTCGCCGACCGGGACCCGGAGGTGCGGCGGGCAGTGCCGACCGCTCTGGTCCGCTTCCTCGGTGAACCGGCGCGCGTACTGGGCCTGCTGCGACAGCGCCTCGCCGACGAGACGGACGGCGGGGTCCGGCTGGCGCTCGCCGAAGGCCTGGGGTTCTTCGCGCGACTGCATCCGGGGGCGGCTTCGCCGGCGGTGGACTGTCTGGCCCGGCTGGGGACGACGGCCGGCGACCCGGGGCTGCGGCTCGCCGCGCTCGGTCAGCTCGCCGGATGTGCGCCCGGGCGTCTCCCCGCCGACCTCGTGCCCACGGTCATCGGACTGCTGCGCGACAGATCGCAGCGGCTCCGGGTTCCGGACGTGACCGAGCGGCCCGACACGGGCACCCTCATCGGACACCTCCGCCGGCTGCGCCCCGCCGACGAGGAAGGCGCCCAGTTGCTGCGGACGCTCCACACGGCGCTCGGCAGCCGGGTCGCCGACCGGATCGCCCTCCTGAAGGGTCAGTTGGCCGGCCCCGACGCCACCGACCGGTGCAACGCCGTATGGATGTCCGCCGGGCTGTTCCGCGAGTGGCGGGCGTCCTACGCGGAGCCGGTCGCGCTCATCGGGGAGCAGCTGGGTTCGGACGACGAGCGGTTGCGCGACGCCGCGGTGTCCGTCCTGGAGGATCTGTTCCACCTGGCTTCCCCGGCGGCCGACCATCTCGTGACACTCGTCATGGAGCGTCCCGATGCCCGGGTGCGGCAGTGGGAGCGCGGTGCGCCGTCGCTGGGCCGTCCCCTCAAGGCGCTGGCCATGACAGGCGATCCGCGAGCGGTGCCCCTGCTGGCCAAGGTGTTGCGGCAGCCCGAGGTACCGAAGGACCTCGGATACGCGATCCCGTATGCCAGCCCGGCGGCCACCGCGCTCGGCCCCCTGCTGCGGGTCCGGCTCGCCGAGGTCCCCCTCGACTCCCCCGACACCTACGACCGTGCCGCGCCGCTGCTCGTGGCGCTGGCCGCCCTGGGTCACGGCGCCGCCGCCCCGGAGGTGCTGCGACTGCTGCACGGCACGCCCGAGGACCTGCGGAACCGGGACTCGCTCGTGACGGACGCGGCCCGCACCCTGGGGCGTCTGGGGGACCCGGCGGCGATACCGGCGCTGCGCGAGCTGCTGCACACCGAGTGCGGGGTGACCGCCGCGACCGCGCTCTGGTCACTGGAGCGCGACCC
Protein-coding regions in this window:
- a CDS encoding endonuclease/exonuclease/phosphatase family protein — its product is MINTVGGSEHGSTGHRTEGDKSVKALRLLTLNTLFTGDVPARLRALGTVLNRSDYDIVCLQEVMFRRNARLIRRAAPAYRYGAYSGTVLLKGGLVLLSRRPISRWRFVPYPMMGPVRGELLMRKGAQLASVATPAGELVVVNTHLSANRDDDWSPTNRYTRIAAAELARITGLVAAIDPSLPVAVVGDLNVPRDSTALANFVAGAGLRDILADDTRPTYRPTPRWPSPPALDHVLVRAAAGETLTGSADLVFQDKVTLGDGRQAYLSDHYGVQAQLIRSK
- a CDS encoding HEAT repeat domain-containing protein codes for the protein MFRGIDEVDWASMKHAYGSAEDVPALLCGLASPRPEDRERALDAMYGAVHHQGDVYDSTLACIPFLFALIASEDVADRGGIVELLASIGGGTVDTWDFGEESGAPADHPDANYAMARAAVRSGAAVFASLVADRDPEVRRAVPTALVRFLGEPARVLGLLRQRLADETDGGVRLALAEGLGFFARLHPGAASPAVDCLARLGTTAGDPGLRLAALGQLAGCAPGRLPADLVPTVIGLLRDRSQRLRVPDVTERPDTGTLIGHLRRLRPADEEGAQLLRTLHTALGSRVADRIALLKGQLAGPDATDRCNAVWMSAGLFREWRASYAEPVALIGEQLGSDDERLRDAAVSVLEDLFHLASPAADHLVTLVMERPDARVRQWERGAPSLGRPLKALAMTGDPRAVPLLAKVLRQPEVPKDLGYAIPYASPAATALGPLLRVRLAEVPLDSPDTYDRAAPLLVALAALGHGAAAPEVLRLLHGTPEDLRNRDSLVTDAARTLGRLGDPAAIPALRELLHTECGVTAATALWSLERDPDAVLPLLQRELTAERSFPRRAAAEALGGLGPSARSASDALRRTLDAGEVWERTTAACALWRVTGDAERVLPVFRSAWRENAYTRRTIADCLTGMGPAGSPLHDLLHAELANPRRHRARSEGFGGSDILEDEQLLRACREGVAGG